From the genome of Halobellus litoreus, one region includes:
- a CDS encoding lysylphosphatidylglycerol synthase transmembrane domain-containing protein, which translates to MARENLRATVLGFLAALGVFALLFYFAGVDELLATLGSAELRYVALVVLATLAWLAAWSVSLNTVLDVLGVDLSYATSFFVFAGATFSNNITPFGQAGGEPVTAYLISRAADAEYERSLAAIASVDTLNFVPSITLALAGAGYFASEVALGTNENLLAAIGAVVALAVLVPTLVYIGWTRRYRLEARVIDSLTPLIRSVADWLPRIPVPTPEGIEERINGFFRAIERVASNPRGLALALGASSLGWLCQMIALWLSFAAIGVDVRLSIALIVVPIAAIAGVTPLPGGAGGIETVLVLLLLAAPLSQVTEPIAVAAVVIFRGAVYWIPTVLGGIVVGWLGSGLGIGAGDG; encoded by the coding sequence ATGGCCCGCGAGAACCTCCGCGCCACCGTACTCGGGTTTCTCGCGGCCCTCGGCGTCTTCGCGCTCCTGTTCTACTTCGCGGGCGTCGACGAACTCCTCGCGACGCTCGGCAGCGCCGAACTCCGGTACGTCGCCCTCGTCGTCCTCGCGACGCTGGCGTGGCTCGCCGCCTGGAGCGTCTCTCTGAACACCGTTCTCGACGTTCTCGGCGTCGACCTTTCCTACGCAACGTCGTTTTTCGTCTTCGCGGGCGCGACCTTCTCGAACAACATCACGCCGTTCGGCCAGGCCGGCGGCGAGCCGGTGACGGCGTATCTCATCTCCCGGGCGGCCGACGCCGAGTACGAGCGGAGCCTCGCGGCCATCGCCAGCGTCGACACGCTGAACTTCGTCCCGTCGATTACGCTCGCGCTCGCCGGCGCGGGCTACTTCGCCTCGGAGGTCGCCCTGGGAACGAACGAGAACCTCCTCGCGGCGATCGGCGCGGTCGTCGCGCTCGCGGTGCTCGTCCCGACGCTCGTCTATATCGGCTGGACGCGCCGCTACCGGCTCGAAGCCCGCGTCATCGACTCGCTGACGCCGCTCATCAGATCCGTCGCCGACTGGCTTCCCCGGATCCCCGTGCCGACGCCCGAGGGGATCGAAGAGCGCATCAACGGCTTCTTCCGGGCGATCGAGCGCGTCGCCTCGAACCCGCGGGGACTCGCGCTCGCGCTCGGCGCGTCGAGCCTCGGGTGGCTCTGCCAGATGATCGCGCTCTGGCTCTCGTTCGCGGCTATCGGCGTCGACGTGCGACTCTCGATCGCGCTGATCGTCGTCCCCATCGCCGCCATCGCCGGCGTGACGCCCCTGCCGGGCGGTGCCGGCGGCATCGAGACGGTACTGGTGCTGTTGCTCCTCGCCGCCCCGCTCTCGCAGGTGACGGAGCCGATCGCGGTCGCGGCCGTGGTCATCTTCCGCGGGGCGGTCTACTGGATCCCGACGGTCCTCGGCGGCATCGTCGTGGGTTGGCTCGGGAGCGGCCTCGGCATCGGCGCGGGCGACGGGTGA
- a CDS encoding site-2 protease family protein, translating into MDSPDSAAEPPIEALQSVFHLHETRRDDDRLLFYGESLVPERMLVREVWAAFREAGYEIQVATTRNGTEDVVIARPVSQGIDGVPWKNLGLFVATIVSTLLVGSLTWYYTPLSELLADPLLVLQAWPFTAAILGVLATHELGHYAMGRYHGVDVSLPYVIPFIFPFGTLGAVIRMRGQMPDRKALFDIGVAGPLAGLGATVVVTAIGVSLPPIAVPEWAIRGTGQVIVFNNPPLLDLIAGVLGRPTEYSDPTVAVNPVVIGGWVGMFFTVLNLLPVGQLDGGHILRAMVGESQERIAAVVPAVLFGLAAYLHYGLGYGLNESVGLWGFWGLLSAVVAFKGPANPVDDSPLGTVRIAVGLATFALGALCFLLVPVEVMSI; encoded by the coding sequence ATGGATTCCCCGGACTCGGCGGCCGAACCGCCGATCGAGGCGCTGCAGTCGGTCTTTCACCTCCACGAGACCAGACGCGACGACGACCGGTTGCTGTTTTACGGCGAGTCGCTGGTGCCCGAGCGGATGCTGGTGCGGGAGGTGTGGGCGGCGTTCCGCGAAGCGGGGTACGAGATCCAGGTCGCAACCACACGGAACGGAACCGAGGACGTCGTGATCGCCCGCCCCGTCAGTCAGGGGATCGACGGAGTCCCCTGGAAGAACCTCGGCCTGTTCGTCGCCACGATCGTCTCGACGCTCCTCGTCGGGTCGCTGACTTGGTACTATACACCGCTCTCGGAACTGCTCGCCGATCCGCTGCTCGTGCTCCAGGCGTGGCCCTTCACCGCGGCCATCCTCGGTGTGCTCGCGACGCACGAACTCGGCCACTACGCGATGGGCCGGTACCACGGCGTCGACGTGTCGCTGCCGTACGTGATTCCCTTCATTTTCCCGTTCGGGACCCTCGGCGCGGTCATCCGGATGCGCGGGCAGATGCCCGACCGAAAAGCGCTCTTCGACATCGGCGTCGCGGGACCGCTCGCGGGACTGGGGGCGACGGTCGTCGTCACCGCGATCGGCGTCTCGCTCCCGCCGATTGCGGTCCCGGAGTGGGCGATCCGGGGTACGGGGCAGGTCATCGTCTTCAACAACCCGCCGCTGCTCGACCTCATCGCGGGGGTCCTCGGCCGACCGACCGAGTATTCGGACCCCACGGTGGCCGTCAACCCCGTGGTCATCGGCGGCTGGGTCGGGATGTTCTTCACCGTGCTGAACCTGCTCCCGGTCGGCCAACTCGACGGCGGACACATCCTCCGGGCGATGGTCGGTGAATCGCAGGAACGCATCGCGGCGGTCGTCCCCGCCGTGCTGTTCGGACTCGCCGCGTACCTCCACTACGGCCTCGGCTACGGGCTGAACGAGTCGGTCGGCCTGTGGGGGTTCTGGGGGCTGCTCTCCGCGGTGGTCGCGTTCAAGGGACCGGCGAACCCCGTCGACGACTCACCGCTCGGGACCGTCCGGATCGCCGTCGGTCTCGCCACCTTCGCGCTCGGCGCGCTCTGTTTCCTCCTCGTCCCCGTCGAAGTGATGTCGATCTGA
- a CDS encoding DUF7123 family protein encodes MSATATPSTESASDDLSKEERLKSYLLTKAQDGEMYFKSKFIADEVGLSPKEIGALMVKLSDSASELTVEKWSYTSATTWRIEPAQDTA; translated from the coding sequence ATGAGCGCAACCGCGACACCCTCCACTGAATCCGCCAGCGACGACCTGTCCAAAGAGGAGCGCCTGAAGTCGTACCTGCTCACGAAGGCGCAGGACGGCGAGATGTACTTCAAATCGAAGTTCATCGCCGACGAGGTCGGGCTCTCCCCGAAAGAGATCGGCGCGCTGATGGTGAAACTCAGCGATTCCGCCTCGGAACTGACCGTCGAGAAGTGGTCGTACACGAGCGCGACCACCTGGCGAATCGAACCCGCACAGGACACGGCCTGA
- the thiL gene encoding thiamine-phosphate kinase — MDERSALRRLAAALPAAGDDAALVDGLVVTTDMLHESTDFPAGTTRYTAGWRSVGASLSDVAAMGAKATAAVAAYAAPTLDEDELDAFLDGAVDVCEAVDAEYVGGDLDTTGEFTVATTALGETDAPVRRAGANAGDVVCVTGALGRTAAGLRAFDAGETERGNELFRFTPRVAAGVALAPHATAMMDSSDGLARSLHQLAEASDVGFDVSWDAVPVHDAVDEYAEDDADRREMATTVGEDFELVCTVPAAAVDDARAASPVPLAVVGDVVDEGVRLDGESLADEGYTH; from the coding sequence ATGGACGAACGCTCGGCGCTCCGACGGCTGGCGGCCGCCCTCCCGGCGGCGGGCGACGACGCGGCCCTCGTCGACGGCCTCGTCGTGACGACGGATATGCTCCACGAGTCGACGGACTTCCCGGCGGGGACGACCCGCTACACGGCCGGCTGGCGCTCCGTCGGCGCGTCGCTCTCGGACGTCGCCGCGATGGGCGCGAAGGCGACGGCTGCGGTCGCCGCCTACGCCGCGCCGACGCTCGACGAGGACGAGCTCGACGCCTTTCTCGACGGCGCGGTCGACGTCTGCGAGGCGGTCGACGCCGAGTACGTCGGCGGCGACCTCGACACCACGGGCGAGTTCACGGTCGCGACGACCGCGCTGGGGGAGACGGACGCGCCGGTGCGCCGCGCCGGCGCGAACGCCGGCGACGTCGTCTGCGTGACCGGCGCGCTCGGCCGAACCGCCGCGGGACTCCGCGCGTTCGACGCCGGCGAGACGGAGCGGGGGAACGAGCTGTTCCGATTCACGCCCCGGGTCGCCGCCGGCGTCGCACTCGCCCCGCACGCGACCGCGATGATGGACTCCTCGGACGGCCTCGCGCGGTCGCTCCACCAGCTCGCGGAGGCCTCGGACGTCGGCTTCGACGTCTCCTGGGACGCGGTGCCGGTCCACGACGCCGTCGACGAGTACGCCGAAGACGACGCCGACCGTCGGGAGATGGCGACCACCGTGGGCGAGGACTTCGAGCTCGTGTGTACGGTGCCGGCGGCCGCCGTCGACGACGCTCGGGCGGCGTCGCCCGTCCCGCTCGCGGTCGTCGGCGACGTCGTCGACGAGGGCGTCCGTCTCGACGGCGAATCGCTCGCGGACGAGGGGTACACCCACTGA